TTTCCCTTGATCCGTGGGCTGACCCCTTTGGTACGGGCTATCAAGCAACCTTGGCAATTATGGCCTTTGCATCAGGTGGTGTTTGGGGTCGCGGTATTGGAAACTCCACAATGAAATATAGCTATCTGCCCGAAGCCCATAACGACTTCATCTTAGCTATTATTGGTGAAGAACTTGGTTTAGTGGGCACCACGGTGTTGATTGTGCTCTTCTTAGTAATGTTGTGGTCGGCTGCAGAAATTGCACGTCAGTCGCCTCATCTGTCTGGCAAGCTCGTGGCTATAGGCGTCGCTATCATTTTTGGTGTTCAATTTTTTGTAAACGCCTTAGGCATCTTAGGCATTACACCTATGACGGGTAAGACCTTGCCGTTTATAAGCTACGGCGGATCATCAATTATCGCCTCACTCATTAGTGCTGGCTTGGTGCTGCGTGTTTCTATCGAGAGTCACAGCGCGAGTCCTTATGCTATCAAGCGTAGCCGCTTCCAGGTACACGAAGGTGTTGCAAGGGATGCATCGGACTATATAGAAAGGGATGCTGTTGGTGCAGCAGGCGCTTCAACTTCTCAGCGCACTCGTGGTTTTGATGTTGTTGAAGGTCGTGCTCGCACGGCTCGTTCGTCTCGTAGTGCAGAGCGAGCTTCGCGGTCGCAGCGCGTATCGCAGCATTCGGGCGAGCGGCGTGCATATAAACGTATAAACTTGTCTCATGATGCCTCTGCGCGCTTGCGTCAATCTTCACAAGGCCCGCGCAGACGTGATGTTAGACATGAGGGAGGGTCCCGTGGGCGCTCATAAATCCATTGCTATTGCAGCGGGCGGCACAGCAGGTCATATCAACCCCGCGCTGGCGCTTGCAGAAGAGCTAACAGGTCGCGGCTATCAGGTTCGCTTTTATGGTGAAGAGCGCCGTTTAGAAGGAAAGCTGGTGCCTGAGCACGGCTTTGATTTTTTCCCCCTTACGGTACGAGGCTTTGATAGAAGTCGTCCGTGGACCTTGGTGGCGGCACTTGTACATGTGCTGCGTGAAAAGCGCCGTCTTGTGAGTGCTTTTCGCCAGAATCCTGAGCTTTGCCCCAATCTTGCTATTGGCTTTGGCGCCTACGTTGAGCTGCCGCTTATGCAAGCAGCAGCAAAACTTGCTATTCCTATTGCTCTTCATGAGCAAAACTCCGTACCTGGTCTGGCCAATCGTTTAATGGCTCGTCGCGCTTCACTCATTGCTATATCGCAGCCAGAGGTACGTTCATGTTTTGTTCGTGCGCATGCAACACCAGATGTTATCCGTCATACGGGCAATCCGGTGCGCTCCTCGGTACTTGCTGGTACATGCGCTCATGGTCGTGCGGCTCTTGGAATTCCTGATTCAGCAACGGTGTTGTTGGTATTTGGAGGGTCTCTCGGTGCGCGGCACATCAATGAGCGTTTGGTTGCCTTAAAAGACCAGTTGCTCAGCATTGAAAACCTCTATGTGGTGCACTCAACAGGTGCAGCTGATTTTGACGCAACGCGCTCAGCGCTCGCGCTTACCGACACTGAGGCCACGCGCTGGCATCTTTGTTCTTATATTGATGACATGGGCAATACACTTGCCGCTGCTGATATGGTGTTATCACGCTCAGGAGCCTCATCAATTGCCGAGATTGCAGCGCTTCATACGCCAGCAGTGTTGGTACCTTATCCTTATGCAACC
This region of Collinsella sp. zg1085 genomic DNA includes:
- the murG gene encoding undecaprenyldiphospho-muramoylpentapeptide beta-N-acetylglucosaminyltransferase, which encodes MGAHKSIAIAAGGTAGHINPALALAEELTGRGYQVRFYGEERRLEGKLVPEHGFDFFPLTVRGFDRSRPWTLVAALVHVLREKRRLVSAFRQNPELCPNLAIGFGAYVELPLMQAAAKLAIPIALHEQNSVPGLANRLMARRASLIAISQPEVRSCFVRAHATPDVIRHTGNPVRSSVLAGTCAHGRAALGIPDSATVLLVFGGSLGARHINERLVALKDQLLSIENLYVVHSTGAADFDATRSALALTDTEATRWHLCSYIDDMGNTLAAADMVLSRSGASSIAEIAALHTPAVLVPYPYATADHQTSNARYLVDAGAALMFADTELDSKRFSDELISLLHDEARRAQMRASAASLGQEKAASTLADELEKLLD
- the ftsW gene encoding putative lipid II flippase FtsW, whose translation is MAREKQQHIPDDERSSAPTRPSRRSTPERSAYGIIPERMIAGVPARIMRPRLVFIASLTALVLFGLVMVYSASSVEALQETGNSYYYLIKQGIFIGIGVLACTMVALGKPYTLLGYRQGGAKTLMIFVLVLLLAVFALGSAAGGARRWINLFGIFTLQPSELAKPVIILLAADIFAAYFEERSMNGMQTIKQLGIMLGLPLLLIIIEPDTGSTIIIVLTVVVMAFLSGYSLRMLGMLIAAAALAFVVFVLIEPYRLTRFMVSLDPWADPFGTGYQATLAIMAFASGGVWGRGIGNSTMKYSYLPEAHNDFILAIIGEELGLVGTTVLIVLFLVMLWSAAEIARQSPHLSGKLVAIGVAIIFGVQFFVNALGILGITPMTGKTLPFISYGGSSIIASLISAGLVLRVSIESHSASPYAIKRSRFQVHEGVARDASDYIERDAVGAAGASTSQRTRGFDVVEGRARTARSSRSAERASRSQRVSQHSGERRAYKRINLSHDASARLRQSSQGPRRRDVRHEGGSRGRS